The Chryseobacterium sp. LJ668 genome segment ATTGTATTCTCCGACAGCACCTGCTTCTTTTTTGAAACCGGGATAAGGCAAATAAGCAGAGTTGGTCCATTCCCAACGTTTTCCCCAATCGAAAAGTTCTGATGCAACTTCCCATTCTGCTTCGGTTGGTAAACGCATTTCTTTCCAGGTAGCAAAAGCTGCCGCTTCAAAGAAACTGATATGACAAAGTGGTTCATTAAGGTTAATTTCCTTTAAGCCATTTAAGGTGTAATGCATCCATTTCCCATCAACAAAATGCCAATATAATGGAGAGTTTGCACTGTTCTGTTTTACCCAGTCCCAACCTTCAGCATGCCAATGTCTGAAATCTGAGTAACCTTCAGCTTCCATAAATTGCAGATATTTTCCGTTGGTCACGAGATGGTTTGAAATTTCAAAATCATTCAGGTACACTTTGTGCCTTCCTAATTCATTATCAAAACAAAAACCTTCACCTTCAAAACCAATTTCATAAACTCCTTCGCAAATTCTAATCATTTCCGGTTGAGTAACGGTTTGATCTTTATCTGTAATCTCCTTTTTGTAGGCAGGAAAAAGCGGATTATGTCCTAAAATATATTTAATATCTGTCAATAATAATTCCTGGTGTTGCTGCTCATGATTTAAGCCTAATTCCAACAAAGCTTCAATGCTTTCATTCATTAATTTATTTTGAAGAAAATCATTCATTCTTTCATCAACATATTCTCTGTATCTGTAAACGTCAGCAACAGAGGGACGGCTAAGATTTCCTCTATCTGTACGGATTACTCTTGCACCAACCGTTTCATAATAGCTATTGAACACAAAATTATATTGCGTATCAAAAACTTTATAATCCGGAATATTAGGAATGAGAATAAAGGTCTCAAAAAACCAGGTGGTATGTCCTAAGTGCCATTTGGGTGGACTAACATCTATGATGGGCTGCACGACATAATCTTCTATTTCCAGAGGCTGGCAAATTGCAACGGAGTGATTTCTAATGTCTGAGTAGCGTTTTACCCAGTTTGTAGCAATAATTTCTTCAATGTTTAAAGTTGGATCTACTTTCATCTCAATAATATTTGATTAAACCACCTGCCAAATACAATCTACAAACCATTTTCTGTCGTCATTGATCTCATCAAGAATGTGAAATCCTGAATTCTCAGCTAGCCTTACAATATCATCTCTGGAAAATTTCTGCGAAATCTCCATGTCAATAACTTCATTTTCCTCAAAGCTGAATTCAAAAGTACCGATATGTACATTTTGTTTTACTCTACTTACCAGGAAACTTTTACACGCTCCAGAAATCGGGTTATATGTCTGATAATGCTGAAATTCAGATACGTCGAAATCAGCATCGAGTTCACGATTAATCCTTGAAAGAAGATTCAGGTTAAATGCGGAAGTTATCCCTTCTGCATCATTGTAAGCATTGAGTATCGTATGCGGGTTTTTCTTTAAATCAAATCCAATTAGGAGAAGATCACCCTGATTCAGTTTTCTTTTGAGCTCATGGCAAAAATGATAAGATTCTTCCATATCCATATTTCCGATATTGCCCCCTAAGAAAAGAACTATTTTTCTCCTTTTTGAAATGCTGGTGGCTTTATTGAGCATATCAAAATAATCACCTTCTAAGGCTATAATGTCTAATGAAGGAAGATCATCAGCTAATTTATCCTGTAGCACAGAAAGAATATTTCCTGAAATATCAATCGGCATGTAAGTGAAATCAACTCCTTTATCAACAAAATATTTTAAAAGAAAAGATGATTTCTTTGCATCTCCCGCCCCTAATTCAATCAAATCAAAAGGTTCTTTATTGGATAATATAGTGTCTGCTAATTCTTTAGTTTTATTTTTAAATATATCCAATTCACATTGGGTCAGATAATATTCAGGCATATTCATAATCTTCTGAAAAAGCTGATCACCGGTCTTGTCATAAAAGTATTTTGATAATAATTTTTTCGGATTTTTATTCAATCCTTCTAAGACATCAGATCTAAAACTATCGGTAGTGGCACTTTCCGCGTGTAATTCTGCATCAAGTTGTTGTTTCATATAATTTTTTTGTTTTTAAGCTTTAGCAACTATCTTGCCGATACATAAATTGCATCACTTAACGGTGTGACTCTCAAATTTCATGTAATTTAAAAATACGTTTTATTTTGGAATGCAATTTATTTGTTTATATTTTTAATAAACTTTTGAAAAATAATCGAAGTAATTTTGTTTTCGTGGTTATCAACCGTTACGTGCGATGCATATATATTGATGAAAAGCTTTCTTAATTATTGAATAAAATAATTCAAAATTTCGAACATTATACAACACAAAAATACAAGGTGTAAGGATCAACTCCATTTCCTTGCTTAACCTTCACCATACTACCGTTTTCATACGCTAGATTAAATTTAATATTTGCTTGATATTAGCGCAACACGAATTGACTACTTTTGCCAAGCATTGCTACAATGTAGTTCATTATAATGAAGTATTTTGAAAAAATATATTTAGATTACAAACATCAGGTATACTTTTTTGTCAAAAAGTTTATTTCCAGTACGGAAGATGTGGAAGATGTTGTACAGGAGATTTTTGTACATCTTTGGAAACATTCTTCCGCGCTAAAAAACCCGCAGACTTTAGAATCTGTCATCTTCAAAACTGCTCAACAGGAAGTTTCTAATTTTTACAGAAAAAACAAAATGCTCTTTTCATTTTCGGATGAAACTTTGATAACAGACGAAGCCGATTCAGAAAAAACGGATCACGAATTTAAAGAAGAACAGCTATTAAAAATACAAACCCTTTTGGAAAAAGTTCCCGAAAGAAGCAAAACTTTTTTTTATAAAAACAAATTGGAAAAAATAAGTTATTCACAAATCGCAAGAGAAAATAACATCTCTAAAACAGCCGTAGAAAAGCAAGTAAATAAAGTCATCCGGCACATCAAGGCTAATCTTAGTATGTTTTAACGAAATATTAACCAGTTTAAATAAATC includes the following:
- the egtB gene encoding ergothioneine biosynthesis protein EgtB, translated to MKVDPTLNIEEIIATNWVKRYSDIRNHSVAICQPLEIEDYVVQPIIDVSPPKWHLGHTTWFFETFILIPNIPDYKVFDTQYNFVFNSYYETVGARVIRTDRGNLSRPSVADVYRYREYVDERMNDFLQNKLMNESIEALLELGLNHEQQHQELLLTDIKYILGHNPLFPAYKKEITDKDQTVTQPEMIRICEGVYEIGFEGEGFCFDNELGRHKVYLNDFEISNHLVTNGKYLQFMEAEGYSDFRHWHAEGWDWVKQNSANSPLYWHFVDGKWMHYTLNGLKEINLNEPLCHISFFEAAAFATWKEMRLPTEAEWEVASELFDWGKRWEWTNSAYLPYPGFKKEAGAVGEYNGKFMVNQTVLRGASEATPAGHSRNTYRNFFPTHLQWQFTGIRLAK
- the egtD gene encoding L-histidine N(alpha)-methyltransferase — translated: MKQQLDAELHAESATTDSFRSDVLEGLNKNPKKLLSKYFYDKTGDQLFQKIMNMPEYYLTQCELDIFKNKTKELADTILSNKEPFDLIELGAGDAKKSSFLLKYFVDKGVDFTYMPIDISGNILSVLQDKLADDLPSLDIIALEGDYFDMLNKATSISKRRKIVLFLGGNIGNMDMEESYHFCHELKRKLNQGDLLLIGFDLKKNPHTILNAYNDAEGITSAFNLNLLSRINRELDADFDVSEFQHYQTYNPISGACKSFLVSRVKQNVHIGTFEFSFEENEVIDMEISQKFSRDDIVRLAENSGFHILDEINDDRKWFVDCIWQVV
- a CDS encoding RNA polymerase sigma factor, with the protein product MKYFEKIYLDYKHQVYFFVKKFISSTEDVEDVVQEIFVHLWKHSSALKNPQTLESVIFKTAQQEVSNFYRKNKMLFSFSDETLITDEADSEKTDHEFKEEQLLKIQTLLEKVPERSKTFFYKNKLEKISYSQIARENNISKTAVEKQVNKVIRHIKANLSMF